In Legionella cincinnatiensis, the DNA window AAAATCCAGAATATCAAGAGAAACATATCTCTCCTGCAGATGGTTATATGTTTTGGGATGACATACATCCCAGTATGGATACCCATAGTTGGTTAGCTGTAATGTTTAAAGAAGCTTATAATAAGGTTTTTAAATTTACCCCACCAGAACCCATAAAAAGAAGATGCAGTAAAGAAGCGGAAGACAGGGTCCACCCTTGTATCCCAGCTTCGTATACTCATTTGCCTGCTGATGTGACAAAAATAATAAATACTATTTGTTTCGATGCAAACAATTTAGATCAATCCTGGTGTCCGCAACGCCGCGAAGAAGGTGAATTGTTAAAACAGTTTGTTTTTGAACTGAAATGTCAAAGTGGTAATTTGCATGAAATAGATACATTGATAAAAAAATTTACCAAAGACACTGAGAATATGAAAATAATAAAAAGACATCAGTATCCTATTTATGATTTTTTTGCGGGTAAGAAAACTACTCGTTTGGAAGACGCGATTAAGGCACTGGCAACGGCAGTTAACGAGCATCTTCATGTTTCGAAACAAATGACTATGAATTAGTTCTTAAACCTAGTAAGAGCTGATGCTGTAAGGTGAAATTTTTAGCAAGTTTGCTGTCTTTAGAACTTCCGCTTTTGCGGCGTTGTTGCATAGATTAACAACGCCGCTGTTGTGGAAGGGGGTATTTTTCAGGCTATAGTTATTCAGTAATTACTTTAAATTTCACCTCAATATTATTACGAGTCGCATTTGAGTATGGGCAAACTTTATCTGCTTTTGCTACTAGTTCTTCCGCATCTTTTTGATTTAAACCTTCTATATAAGCATGTATTTCAATTCCAAGCTTAAATCCTTTTTCAGGGGTTGGATATAAGGAGACTTGAGAGAGAATAGAGGCTTCTTTAAGAGGTATGTGCTCTAATCGAGCTACATGACGAATGGCACTTTCAAAGCACGCAGAATATCCGGCAGCAAATAGTTCTTCAGGATTTGTACCCCCGCCTTGACCACCTAGCTCTTTAGGCATCGCTAGGTCGATTTTTAATAAGCCATCTGATGTTTCAATATGTCCATTTCTGCCGCCGTGTGTACGTGCTGTGGCTGTGTAAAGTGCTTTCATCTTAGTCCTTTAATTAAGTTAGATATAAAAAAATATTATTTAGTTAACCTTATATACTTTATTACAATCATTTGGAACTATAGGGCTTTTTACTCCGTAAAATAACCCCTGTTCCTCATAATC includes these proteins:
- a CDS encoding organic hydroperoxide resistance protein → MKALYTATARTHGGRNGHIETSDGLLKIDLAMPKELGGQGGGTNPEELFAAGYSACFESAIRHVARLEHIPLKEASILSQVSLYPTPEKGFKLGIEIHAYIEGLNQKDAEELVAKADKVCPYSNATRNNIEVKFKVITE